From Hartmannibacter diazotrophicus, a single genomic window includes:
- a CDS encoding ATP-binding cassette domain-containing protein: MTEPAFSLTGAGVRIKDTWLLHPTDLTIAKGRVTGLLGHNGSGKSTMMSLLARAGRPSVGSVHLDGEDCGGFGARAYARRVAFLPQDPAVSDSLTVREMVEFGRYPWHGALGRFTKTDRQSVDRALDLSGLLPFADRLVATLSGGERQRSFVAMMVAQDASCLLLDEPISALDIASQIAVMSLLRSLSETQERTVVVVLHDINIAARFCDELIALSAGRLVAQAQARELMTADNLKRIYGLPMGVMVPPEGGAPISYAL; this comes from the coding sequence ATGACCGAACCTGCCTTCAGCCTCACCGGGGCCGGTGTGCGCATAAAGGACACCTGGCTGCTGCATCCGACAGACCTGACAATCGCGAAAGGTCGCGTCACGGGTCTTCTCGGGCACAATGGATCCGGCAAGTCGACCATGATGAGCCTCCTCGCGCGTGCTGGTCGCCCTTCTGTCGGCAGCGTGCATCTTGACGGAGAAGATTGCGGCGGCTTCGGCGCGCGCGCCTACGCCCGTCGCGTTGCCTTCTTGCCGCAGGATCCGGCCGTTTCCGACAGCCTGACGGTGCGCGAGATGGTCGAGTTCGGCCGCTATCCCTGGCATGGCGCACTCGGGCGCTTCACCAAGACCGACAGGCAATCCGTCGACCGGGCGCTCGACCTCAGCGGCCTTCTGCCCTTTGCCGACCGCTTGGTCGCAACACTTTCCGGCGGCGAGCGACAACGCAGCTTCGTTGCCATGATGGTGGCGCAAGATGCCTCCTGCCTGCTGCTCGACGAGCCGATTTCAGCGCTCGATATCGCAAGCCAGATCGCGGTCATGAGTCTTTTGCGCAGCCTTTCCGAGACGCAGGAGCGCACAGTCGTCGTCGTCCTCCATGACATCAACATCGCCGCACGCTTCTGCGATGAACTGATCGCCCTTTCCGCAGGGCGGCTTGTGGCTCAGGCGCAGGCCCGCGAGCTGATGACGGCGGACAACCTCAAGCGGATCTATGGGCTGCCGATGGGCGTCATGGTGCCGCCGGAAGGCGGAGCGCCCATATCCTATGCCCTGTGA
- a CDS encoding iron-siderophore ABC transporter substrate-binding protein, producing the protein MPFEMKWQLTRRHLVAGSLAFFGSGRLALATTPTRVVSMDYGLAQTLIEIGLPLVGLVSTEDWPLWAVEPALPAGIVNIGGQTQPNLEQIARLRPDLIVSTPYLETMRVRLETIAPVESFAIHDVGGPPYPHIVEETRRLGDLLGRTREADNLIAQTQSALAEARIRCKPLREAPLVIINFLDTRHIRVYGTGGNIGDTLDALGLKNGWTGETNSWGFATAGYEDLAGVLPGSRLIVMDPVPPDVFPSLSGSPLWQSLPFSRDGGISRMPVVLMFGTLPSMTRLARFLVAIAEGHDISGEIAQP; encoded by the coding sequence ATGCCCTTTGAGATGAAATGGCAGCTGACGCGCCGTCACCTCGTTGCCGGCAGCCTCGCCTTCTTCGGCTCAGGCCGCCTCGCCTTGGCGACAACGCCGACGCGCGTCGTCTCCATGGATTATGGCCTTGCCCAGACGCTGATCGAGATCGGATTGCCACTGGTCGGCCTCGTGAGCACCGAGGACTGGCCACTTTGGGCCGTCGAGCCGGCGCTACCCGCAGGCATCGTCAACATCGGCGGCCAGACCCAGCCGAATCTTGAGCAGATTGCCCGCCTGCGGCCCGATCTTATCGTCTCAACGCCCTATCTGGAAACGATGCGGGTCCGGCTGGAAACGATCGCGCCGGTGGAAAGCTTTGCCATTCACGATGTCGGCGGCCCGCCCTATCCGCATATCGTCGAGGAAACGCGCCGTCTCGGCGACCTTCTGGGGCGCACGCGCGAGGCGGACAATCTGATCGCACAGACCCAAAGCGCACTCGCCGAGGCCAGGATTCGCTGCAAGCCGCTGCGCGAAGCACCGCTCGTCATCATCAATTTTCTCGATACGCGCCACATCCGGGTCTATGGCACCGGCGGCAACATCGGCGACACGCTCGATGCGCTCGGCCTGAAAAATGGCTGGACCGGCGAGACGAACTCCTGGGGCTTTGCGACCGCCGGCTACGAGGACCTCGCCGGCGTTCTCCCCGGCTCAAGGCTCATCGTCATGGACCCGGTGCCGCCGGATGTCTTTCCGAGCCTTTCCGGCAGTCCGCTCTGGCAAAGCCTGCCCTTTTCGCGCGATGGCGGCATATCCCGCATGCCAGTCGTTCTGATGTTCGGCACGCTGCCCTCGATGACGCGGCTTGCCCGGTTTCTGGTGGCGATTGCCGAAGGCCACGACATCAGCGGGGAGATTGCGCAGCCTTGA
- the fhuB gene encoding Fe(3+)-hydroxamate ABC transporter permease FhuB produces the protein MPFRAALPPSVTARLPLSLRPLLLLVGLIVAAMAVAIVNLGPPIADVGLARAFTAPALTDNAAILVHYSLLPRTAIALLCGAALGLSGCLMQQVLRNPLASPSTVGVEAGAQLALAFAMLATPVLGGISRDFVALAGGLVVMALVFGASARFGFSPLIVMLTGLLAGLYASAFVTILALLRERYLPGLFLWGGGSLVQQDWRSVQTLLPRLGVVFLAAGLLVRPLRLLDLDEGAASLGVRLASVRAAGLGLAVLASSFVVSAVGVIGFLGLAAPALARMMGFRRLGARLIVAPVIGAALLLLTDQTLQLAEAASGLFLPTGAITALIGAPLLLVIMRSLKSESRTASLTHRANTGSISVPRGIMLLGAGSVLLVLASLFVSRDLQGHFEITGIDDLSIVLPFRVPRLLAAACGGLLMGLAGSLLQQMTRNPMASPEVLGLSSGAACGLFVVLFFTDRPDAATATLAATLGALAVFAVLSLSSHGRSGASERMLYTGVALGALLTALLSVVIATGDPRAQLLLTWMSGATALVDVTTAGSGLAVAVILLCLAPLASRPLDLLGLGPVMAAAAGVSVGPVRFGLLTLASLATATATLLTGPLSFIGLMAPHLARRIGFIRTRGNMLASAMIGLCLMQVADGIARLVWFPWQLPTGIVATLVGGPLLAVLLIRKIQ, from the coding sequence ATGCCGTTTCGCGCCGCCCTCCCCCCGTCCGTGACCGCACGGTTGCCGCTGTCGCTACGCCCGCTCCTGCTGCTTGTTGGGTTGATTGTTGCAGCGATGGCGGTCGCGATCGTCAATCTCGGCCCGCCGATTGCGGACGTCGGCCTTGCGCGCGCTTTCACAGCGCCGGCGCTGACCGACAACGCAGCGATTCTCGTCCATTATTCGCTGCTGCCGCGAACAGCCATCGCCCTTCTTTGCGGCGCGGCCCTTGGCCTTTCCGGCTGTCTGATGCAGCAGGTGCTGCGCAATCCGCTCGCCTCGCCCTCCACCGTAGGCGTCGAGGCCGGCGCGCAGCTCGCTCTCGCCTTCGCCATGCTGGCAACCCCGGTGCTTGGCGGCATCAGCCGCGATTTCGTCGCGCTTGCGGGCGGTCTTGTCGTCATGGCTCTCGTTTTCGGCGCCAGCGCCCGCTTCGGCTTTTCTCCGCTCATCGTCATGCTGACAGGACTGCTCGCCGGGCTTTATGCCAGCGCCTTTGTCACCATTCTCGCCCTCTTGCGCGAGCGCTATCTGCCGGGGCTCTTTCTCTGGGGCGGCGGCTCTCTGGTACAGCAGGACTGGCGCAGCGTTCAGACGCTGCTGCCCCGCCTCGGCGTCGTCTTTCTGGCGGCTGGCCTTCTCGTGCGACCGCTGCGTCTTCTTGATCTCGACGAAGGCGCGGCGTCGCTCGGCGTCCGATTGGCCAGCGTGCGCGCCGCCGGCCTTGGGCTCGCCGTCCTCGCGTCGAGCTTTGTCGTCAGCGCCGTCGGTGTCATCGGCTTTCTCGGCCTTGCCGCACCGGCCCTTGCACGCATGATGGGCTTCCGCCGGCTCGGCGCCCGGCTGATCGTCGCCCCCGTGATTGGCGCGGCACTGCTGCTGCTGACCGATCAGACCCTGCAACTTGCCGAAGCGGCGAGCGGCCTTTTCCTGCCGACGGGGGCCATAACCGCGCTCATCGGCGCACCGCTGCTTCTCGTCATCATGCGCAGCCTCAAAAGCGAGTCGCGAACCGCGTCGCTGACGCATCGCGCAAACACCGGCTCCATCTCCGTGCCACGTGGGATCATGCTCCTTGGCGCGGGCTCAGTGCTGCTCGTTCTTGCAAGCCTGTTCGTGAGCCGTGATCTTCAGGGTCATTTCGAAATCACCGGCATTGACGACCTTTCGATCGTTTTGCCATTTCGAGTTCCAAGGTTGCTTGCCGCGGCCTGCGGCGGCCTTCTGATGGGCCTCGCCGGCAGCCTGCTGCAACAGATGACCCGAAATCCGATGGCAAGCCCGGAGGTTCTGGGCCTCTCATCCGGCGCGGCCTGCGGTCTCTTCGTTGTGCTGTTCTTCACTGATCGGCCCGACGCAGCAACGGCAACCCTTGCGGCAACGCTAGGCGCACTCGCCGTCTTCGCCGTCCTCTCCCTGTCGTCCCATGGCCGTTCCGGCGCGAGCGAGCGCATGCTCTATACGGGCGTTGCGCTAGGAGCCCTCTTGACGGCACTCCTCTCCGTCGTCATCGCGACGGGTGATCCGCGTGCGCAGTTGCTGCTGACATGGATGAGCGGCGCCACTGCTCTTGTCGACGTGACGACGGCAGGCTCAGGTCTAGCCGTCGCCGTCATTCTGCTGTGTCTCGCCCCGCTTGCCTCACGGCCGCTCGACCTTCTTGGCCTTGGTCCGGTCATGGCCGCCGCCGCAGGTGTTTCCGTTGGCCCGGTTCGCTTCGGCCTGCTGACGCTCGCCAGCCTTGCCACTGCCACCGCAACGCTGCTGACAGGACCGCTGAGCTTCATCGGTCTGATGGCGCCGCATCTTGCAAGACGCATCGGCTTCATCCGGACAAGGGGGAATATGCTTGCCTCGGCGATGATCGGCCTATGCCTGATGCAGGTCGCCGACGGAATTGCCAGGCTCGTCTGGTTCCCATGGCAGCTGCCCACGGGCATTGTCGCGACACTGGTGGGAGGCCCCCTGCTCGCCGTCTTGCTCATCCGCAAGATTCAATAA
- a CDS encoding xanthine dehydrogenase family protein molybdopterin-binding subunit encodes MKIAHDFAPAEALALMKPDGVTNLSRRGFLGVSAGALLIGALLPAGQARAQASEAIKPGTRIPAFLELRSDGTVRLLSPFVEGGQGIATGAAQIVGEELDVHPSRFAVECAPPGPDYAVINGLRMTGGSFSTRSSYMVFRQLGASLRDMLIRAAAARLDVPRAELDTDDGVVRHAASGRSIVYADLVAEALKLEPASEVALRDPSTFRYIRQPMDRLDVRDKSTGKAVYAIDQKVEGMLYAAVVHGEHFGTEPTAIANEAETLTMSGVHAVHRLPGAVAVTANSWFRARKAVEQLEVTWTAPKPTGLDTIAADFSSAGMLAALKASTDKGVPAETVGDADAAFASAARLIEADYDAPYLAHGQLEPPSALARFNEDGTLELWISNQMPELFQMYAAKTADVPVEKVIVHSPMLGGFFGRHFLYGSSSPFFQAILLAKETGKPVKVLWSREEEFKMDAARPLSFSRFSAALDKDGMPVAIKVRTVGEGPIGRWFSSVFKDPVDSSAVEGIVAKPYAIPNRSMEYVKVVHPVTIAFWRSVGHSMNDYFSESFFDEIAAAGDKDPYELRRVLLQDKPRHLHLLDVVATMSGGWKRGPYEVEGVKRARGVSMASPFGSETATIAEVSIEDGSVRVHNLWIAFDPGSIVNPRIVQSQVESAAALGLSATLHEELPYEGGVRQVSNYDTYTILSRDEMPKVHVEIVESGEPMGGVGEPGLPGVAPAVVNAVAALTGQRIRSLPLAKATFGA; translated from the coding sequence ATGAAAATCGCTCATGATTTCGCGCCCGCGGAGGCGCTGGCGTTGATGAAGCCCGATGGCGTGACCAACCTGTCCCGCCGGGGTTTTCTGGGCGTCTCGGCCGGTGCGCTGCTGATCGGCGCCTTGTTGCCCGCAGGCCAAGCGCGCGCCCAGGCGTCGGAGGCAATCAAGCCCGGCACACGCATTCCGGCGTTTCTGGAGTTGAGGTCCGACGGGACGGTCCGGTTGCTCAGCCCCTTCGTTGAAGGCGGACAGGGGATCGCGACCGGGGCAGCGCAGATCGTCGGCGAGGAGCTGGATGTCCATCCGAGCCGATTTGCGGTCGAATGCGCGCCGCCAGGACCGGATTATGCGGTCATCAACGGCCTGCGCATGACGGGCGGCAGTTTCTCCACCCGGTCGAGCTACATGGTTTTTCGCCAGCTTGGAGCAAGCCTGCGCGACATGCTCATCCGCGCGGCGGCAGCCCGGCTGGATGTGCCAAGGGCGGAGCTTGACACCGACGACGGGGTCGTTCGGCATGCTGCGTCCGGCCGCAGCATTGTCTATGCGGATCTGGTTGCCGAGGCCCTGAAGCTGGAGCCGGCCAGCGAGGTGGCGCTTCGAGACCCCTCGACCTTCCGTTATATCCGCCAGCCGATGGACCGGCTCGACGTCAGGGACAAATCGACGGGCAAGGCGGTCTATGCGATCGACCAGAAGGTCGAGGGCATGCTCTATGCCGCGGTTGTCCACGGTGAGCACTTCGGAACCGAACCGACGGCGATCGCCAACGAGGCCGAAACGCTGACGATGTCCGGCGTCCATGCGGTCCATCGTTTGCCGGGCGCCGTTGCCGTGACGGCGAACAGCTGGTTCCGGGCTCGCAAGGCCGTCGAGCAACTGGAGGTGACGTGGACCGCACCGAAGCCGACGGGACTTGATACGATCGCGGCGGATTTTTCCTCTGCCGGCATGCTGGCAGCTCTCAAGGCATCGACCGACAAGGGGGTGCCGGCGGAGACCGTCGGCGATGCCGATGCGGCCTTTGCCTCCGCCGCGAGGCTCATCGAGGCGGACTATGACGCGCCATATCTGGCGCATGGGCAGCTTGAGCCACCCTCCGCGCTGGCCCGGTTCAACGAGGACGGCACCCTGGAGCTCTGGATTTCCAACCAGATGCCCGAGCTCTTCCAGATGTACGCGGCAAAGACCGCAGACGTTCCCGTCGAAAAGGTCATTGTCCACTCGCCAATGCTGGGCGGGTTCTTCGGCCGCCATTTCCTCTACGGATCGTCCAGTCCCTTCTTCCAGGCGATCCTGCTTGCCAAGGAGACCGGCAAGCCGGTCAAGGTGCTCTGGTCGCGCGAGGAGGAGTTCAAGATGGACGCCGCACGCCCCTTGTCTTTCAGTCGCTTCAGCGCGGCACTGGACAAGGATGGGATGCCGGTCGCGATCAAGGTGAGGACGGTGGGGGAGGGGCCGATCGGCCGATGGTTCTCCAGCGTGTTCAAGGATCCCGTCGACAGTTCCGCCGTCGAGGGCATCGTGGCCAAGCCCTACGCCATTCCCAATCGGTCGATGGAGTACGTCAAGGTCGTGCATCCCGTCACGATCGCCTTTTGGCGGTCGGTCGGACACTCGATGAACGACTATTTCTCCGAGAGTTTCTTCGACGAGATCGCGGCGGCCGGTGACAAGGACCCCTATGAGCTCCGCCGGGTGCTGCTCCAGGACAAGCCGCGCCACCTGCATCTTCTCGATGTGGTCGCGACCATGTCCGGCGGCTGGAAGCGCGGTCCCTATGAAGTGGAGGGCGTGAAGCGCGCCCGGGGGGTCTCGATGGCCTCCCCCTTCGGCTCGGAGACCGCGACGATCGCCGAAGTCTCGATCGAGGATGGCAGCGTGCGCGTCCACAATCTCTGGATCGCCTTCGATCCGGGCTCGATCGTCAACCCGCGCATCGTCCAGTCGCAGGTGGAATCGGCCGCAGCGCTCGGTCTGTCCGCAACGCTGCACGAAGAGCTGCCCTATGAAGGTGGCGTCCGGCAGGTGAGCAACTACGACACCTACACGATCCTCTCGCGTGACGAGATGCCGAAGGTGCACGTCGAAATCGTCGAGAGCGGGGAACCGATGGGCGGCGTCGGCGAGCCCGGATTGCCCGGTGTCGCGCCGGCGGTCGTCAATGCCGTCGCAGCGCTGACGGGACAACGGATCCGCAGTCTGCCGCTTGCGAAGGCGACATTCGGCGCGTGA
- a CDS encoding (2Fe-2S)-binding protein, whose protein sequence is MFRLKINGSIHDVDVEADTPLLWVLRDTIGLTGTKYGCGIAQCGACTVMIDGDATRSCQMPVEAIGDAEIVTIDAIEADEVGRKVVEAWVSVQVPQCGYCQSGQVMAATALLKSNPKPADEDIADAMTNLCRCGTYNRIADAVRQAAG, encoded by the coding sequence ATGTTCAGGCTGAAAATCAACGGGTCTATTCACGACGTGGATGTTGAGGCCGACACGCCGCTTCTTTGGGTCCTGCGGGACACAATTGGCCTCACCGGCACGAAATACGGCTGCGGCATCGCGCAATGCGGCGCCTGCACCGTGATGATCGATGGCGACGCGACGCGTTCTTGCCAGATGCCCGTCGAGGCTATCGGCGACGCAGAGATCGTCACCATCGACGCGATCGAGGCCGATGAGGTCGGTCGGAAAGTCGTGGAAGCCTGGGTTTCGGTTCAGGTTCCGCAATGCGGCTATTGCCAGTCCGGGCAGGTGATGGCAGCCACGGCTCTGCTCAAATCCAACCCGAAGCCGGCGGACGAGGACATCGCCGATGCGATGACCAATCTTTGCCGCTGCGGAACCTATAACCGGATCGCCGACGCCGTTCGGCAGGCCGCAGGCTAA